The following are encoded in a window of Peromyscus leucopus breed LL Stock chromosome X, UCI_PerLeu_2.1, whole genome shotgun sequence genomic DNA:
- the LOC114695801 gene encoding gap junction alpha-6 protein-like: MSKWSALDQLLEESQPYSRAGGKIWVQILFVFRILLLETAIESAWNDDQLNFHCNTQQPGCENVCYDQAFPISHVHLWVLQIIFVSVPTLVYLAHVFYAIRQKKKSTKQEKEPGVARFDGANVEMRWQKIEVKKSKYGSEAHSKVKIRGRLLLTYILSIFFKSVFEVTFVLIQWYIYGFTLKAVYICEHSPCLHQVDCFPSRPTEKSIFIVFMLVVSLVSLVLNIIELVQVFCNTIKNCVREEDEFYYGTADLQSLSQESSPSVLTAMVPKEKAVPVKQASVYV; the protein is encoded by the coding sequence ATGAGTAAGTGGAGTGCCTTAGACCAGCTCCTGGAAGAGTCTCAACCCTACTCCAGAGCTGGAGGAAAGATATGGGTGCAGATCCTTTTCGTTTTCCGGATTCTGCTCCTGGAGACTGCCATCGAGTCAGCCTGGAATGACGACCAGCTCAATTTCCACTGCAACACTCAGCAGCCTGGTTGTGAAAATGTCTGCTATGACCAAGCTTTCCCGATCTCTCACGTGCACCTCTGGGTCCTGCAGATCATATTCGTGTCTGTGCCTACACTCGTATACCTGGCACATGTGTTCTATGCCATTCGGCAGAAAAAGAAGTCGACGAAGCAAGAGAAGGAACCTGGAGTTGCTCGCTTTGATGGTGCCAATGTGGAAATGCGCTGGCAGAAAATTGAAGTAAAGAAGTCCAAGTATGGCAGTGAAGCCCATAGTAAGGTGAAAATTAGAGGCAGGTTGCTGCTGACCTACATACTCAGTATCTTCTTCAAGTCTGTCTTTGAGGTGACCTTTGTGCTGATCCAGTGGTACATTTATGGATTTACCCTGAAGGCAGTTTACATTTGCGAACACTCTCCTTGCCTGCATCAGGTGGACTGCTTCCCCTCTCGCCCCACAGAAAAAAGCATCTTCATCGTCTTCATGCTGGTGGTGTCTCTGGTGTCTTTAGTCTTGAATATAATTGAGCTGGTCCAAGTCTTCTGTAACACCATTAAGAATTGTGTGAGAGAGGAGGATGAGTTTTACTATGGTACAGCTGATCTGCAGAGCCTTTCCCAGGAGTCCTCACCAAGTGTTCTCACTGCCATGGTTCCTAAGGAAAAGGCGGTTCCTGTGAAACAAGCTTCAGTCTATGTTTAA